Proteins found in one Candidatus Sysuiplasma acidicola genomic segment:
- a CDS encoding PIN domain-containing protein — MKQDRAAQCEHLLDGISEGELEAVVTRFSVHAVEEILGKAETASIFLRNLERSTGLVVYDTGNADIIATTIVQQKTKLDFDDALQYFVAKKLAVDYIVSFDRHFDGLDIERTEPSVLLGKGN, encoded by the coding sequence TTGAAGCAGGATAGAGCGGCACAATGCGAGCACCTTTTGGACGGGATATCCGAAGGCGAATTGGAGGCTGTGGTAACAAGATTTTCCGTGCACGCAGTAGAAGAGATACTCGGCAAAGCGGAAACAGCATCTATATTCCTGCGGAACCTGGAAAGAAGCACAGGGCTTGTAGTCTACGACACCGGAAATGCCGATATAATCGCGACAACCATTGTTCAGCAGAAAACAAAGCTTGATTTCGATGACGCCTTGCAGTACTTTGTCGCCAAGAAGCTGGCAGTAGACTACATCGTTTCTTTCGACAGACACTTTGATGGTCTCGATATTGAACGAACAGAACCAAGTGTGTTACTCGGAAAAGGAAATTGA